A stretch of the Caldalkalibacillus salinus genome encodes the following:
- the fni gene encoding type 2 isopentenyl-diphosphate Delta-isomerase gives MGNEEHQHLAQTEQRKNEHIDIVLHEDVSGEGMTTGLEKYTLIHNALPEVSFEDISLATTFLDKQVKTPFLISSMTGGTQRAWEINRTLAQVAEKRGWAMGLGSVRAAIENKEVRYSFKLRSVAPTIPIIANMGAVQLNYGYGVEECLTAVKVTHADALVLHLNTMQEVFQPEGDLNFSHLLPKIENVVRQVDVPVGVKEVGWGINADVASRLKEIGIAFIDVAGAGGTSWSQVEKYRATSPVMKEVAQTFASWGNPTAECITDIHQEHPHLPIIASGGIRNGLEAAKCLALGAQTVGYGRSILRDASVSVEALEQRLQKIELECRIAMFGVGVSSIVELQKGTSIKKV, from the coding sequence ATGGGAAATGAAGAGCATCAGCACTTAGCACAAACGGAGCAGAGAAAGAATGAACATATTGATATTGTCCTCCACGAGGATGTTTCAGGTGAAGGCATGACAACAGGATTAGAAAAGTACACATTAATCCATAATGCACTTCCTGAAGTCAGTTTTGAAGATATATCACTAGCAACAACGTTTCTAGATAAACAAGTGAAAACGCCATTCTTAATCAGCTCAATGACGGGCGGAACACAAAGAGCATGGGAAATCAATCGTACTCTAGCCCAAGTAGCAGAAAAAAGAGGCTGGGCTATGGGTTTAGGATCTGTGAGAGCTGCCATAGAAAACAAAGAGGTACGATATAGTTTTAAGTTGCGATCTGTGGCGCCAACAATCCCTATCATTGCCAATATGGGGGCCGTGCAGTTGAACTATGGCTACGGAGTCGAAGAATGTTTAACAGCTGTCAAAGTCACTCATGCGGATGCCCTTGTCTTGCACTTAAATACCATGCAGGAAGTATTTCAGCCCGAAGGAGATCTTAATTTTTCTCATTTACTCCCTAAGATAGAAAACGTGGTCAGGCAGGTGGATGTGCCGGTTGGCGTGAAGGAGGTTGGATGGGGGATCAATGCAGATGTGGCTAGTAGACTGAAAGAAATAGGGATTGCCTTTATCGATGTCGCTGGTGCTGGCGGCACGTCTTGGAGCCAAGTGGAAAAGTACAGAGCAACGTCACCCGTTATGAAGGAAGTGGCTCAAACTTTTGCCTCTTGGGGAAACCCAACGGCCGAGTGCATCACTGACATCCATCAAGAACATCCTCATCTGCCCATTATTGCTAGCGGGGGAATCAGGAATGGACTAGAAGCAGCGAAATGCTTGGCACTTGGAGCCCAGACTGTCGGATATGGCCGTTCAATCTTACGTGACGCATCTGTCTCCGTTGAAGCTTTAGAACAACGTTTACAAAAAATCGAACTGGAATGTCGAATTGCCATGTTTGGTGTGGGCGTTTCTTCCATCGTGGAACTACAAAAAGGAACAAGTATCAAAAAAGTATAG
- a CDS encoding CoA-binding protein: MGASREEIKQVLSQAQNIAVVGLSDKPHRTSYQVSAYMQRMGYHIIPINPNITSSLGQKAYASLDEVPEHIDIVNVFRKSPLTVEPARQAVAHGAKCLWLQLGIFNEEAYQIATEGGLSVMMDACIMVEHQNL; this comes from the coding sequence ATGGGTGCATCACGTGAAGAAATCAAACAAGTGTTATCGCAAGCTCAAAATATTGCTGTGGTGGGCTTATCAGACAAGCCCCATCGAACAAGCTATCAAGTCTCGGCGTATATGCAACGAATGGGTTATCATATTATCCCGATCAATCCGAATATCACCTCATCTCTGGGGCAAAAGGCGTATGCTTCCTTGGATGAAGTACCGGAACACATTGATATCGTTAATGTCTTTAGAAAGAGCCCTCTAACGGTTGAGCCTGCGCGGCAAGCTGTGGCCCATGGTGCTAAATGCCTATGGCTACAACTCGGTATATTTAATGAAGAGGCTTATCAGATTGCCACAGAAGGTGGATTATCTGTGATGATGGATGCTTGTATCATGGTTGAACATCAGAACTTGTAA
- a CDS encoding nucleoside hydrolase — MKVLFFSDPGIDDSLAIIYALLHPDIELVGIVTSYGNVSKEQATQNARYLVQLAGMENDVRIIEGARGPFTGEIATYYPEIHGPKGLGPIQPPEDISTEAEPFTVIFDLVNEYGDELVVLDTGRLTALAMAFLIDIDTMNQARAFHIMGGAFLVPGNISPVAEANFYSDPLAANIVTNQAQNLFVVPLNVTNYALVTSEMIDTIDFYAENPFGELIKPVADFYINAYADLVPHLNGALLHDVLTVSSVVNPHILRYIEKNVDLQINGVARGLSVADFRPTAQLNEEENIVKLAIHINYPLFMNDFMQIMCN, encoded by the coding sequence ATGAAGGTGCTCTTTTTTAGTGATCCAGGTATTGATGATTCTCTCGCTATAATATATGCCCTTTTGCATCCCGATATTGAATTAGTGGGTATCGTTACGAGTTATGGGAATGTGTCCAAGGAACAGGCCACACAAAATGCGCGTTACTTGGTTCAATTGGCAGGTATGGAGAATGACGTGAGAATCATCGAAGGGGCTCGTGGGCCCTTTACAGGAGAGATAGCGACGTACTATCCGGAGATCCATGGACCTAAGGGGCTAGGGCCGATCCAGCCTCCTGAGGACATTAGTACGGAAGCGGAACCCTTTACGGTGATATTTGATTTGGTCAATGAATATGGAGATGAACTCGTCGTTCTGGATACGGGACGGTTAACAGCTTTAGCGATGGCCTTCCTTATTGATATTGATACCATGAATCAGGCGAGAGCCTTTCATATCATGGGAGGGGCTTTTCTCGTGCCAGGGAACATCTCCCCTGTGGCTGAAGCTAATTTTTACAGCGATCCGTTAGCTGCGAACATCGTCACAAATCAAGCCCAAAACTTGTTTGTCGTCCCTTTGAACGTGACGAACTACGCTTTAGTGACGAGTGAAATGATTGATACGATTGATTTTTATGCGGAGAATCCCTTTGGTGAACTGATCAAGCCTGTTGCAGATTTTTATATCAATGCTTATGCTGACCTGGTTCCTCATCTGAACGGGGCTCTATTACACGATGTGCTCACGGTCAGTTCAGTGGTGAATCCACACATTCTTAGATATATAGAGAAAAACGTAGACTTACAGATCAATGGTGTGGCAAGAGGGTTAAGTGTCGCCGATTTCCGTCCTACTGCGCAGTTAAATGAAGAGGAAAATATAGTGAAGTTAGCGATTCACATTAATTACCCACTGTTCATGAATGACTTTATGCAGATCATGTGCAACTGA